Proteins encoded together in one Dechloromonas sp. HYN0024 window:
- a CDS encoding glycosyltransferase family 4 protein: MNPKITAAIVTNAPAPYRVPGWRKVSESMNIRLEVIYCTQPHIDTSLDAAAHGFSTHFLTGRYRAMDRRFMHSDFGIWKLLNRLQPDVVITTGFIPTYLFAFAWAVFHRVPHIAMTDGTAQSEKSLSWLHRITRRIVFSLSASFIGACEGSRNLYRQYRVPENRIHLSQLCTDNAHFSVPTTQAPVDFIFCGRFIEAKRPLFALAVAQEVAIRLGRKTSIDFVGSGALEPAMRDYAAQISDLVDTRFHGYLTQAELPHHYANARIFLFPTEADVWGVVANEACATGLPIIVTPHAGVAGELVVDGSNGHVLELDLSAWTEAAIDLLTNEAKYQRFSQSSLARVAEYTFEHAALGLSNAIRQAQPKRTVCIIQAVAKQYRRPFFDLLHAHLLKNGVVLTVVYSAPNKREALRQDAVDLPDSYGHKVPAYWGPDYRILHQPCLIRAMAADLVIVEQASKHILNYLLTFLRIFGIGRMAYWGHGRNWQHDGAEWLELVKNHLLAGADWWFAYTHKVARYVVDSGFPAGRITVVQNSVDVTAFRKAIETFDHEPRLALRKHLGIPPEAAVGLFCGSMHVSKKLGFLIEAAILIRAQAPRFHLILVGAGPDDAVASQAAARHDWIHYTGPLFGADKAAHFAIADVFLCPGLVGLAVLDAFAAGLPLFTTDIPIHSPEIDYLENGVNGLMTEAKPIRYAEAIVTCLVNPQELARLQINAKASSLRYGMDVMVENFAQGVLLCLRKS; this comes from the coding sequence TTGAATCCGAAAATCACTGCTGCCATTGTGACGAATGCGCCCGCCCCCTATCGCGTACCAGGATGGCGCAAGGTTTCTGAATCCATGAATATACGGCTAGAAGTTATCTACTGCACACAGCCGCACATTGACACCTCGCTAGATGCCGCAGCGCATGGATTTTCCACGCATTTCTTGACGGGCCGCTACCGGGCCATGGACCGTCGCTTCATGCACAGCGACTTCGGTATATGGAAATTACTCAATCGCTTGCAACCGGATGTGGTTATTACAACCGGCTTCATACCCACCTATCTTTTTGCTTTTGCCTGGGCTGTTTTTCACCGGGTACCGCATATCGCCATGACCGACGGCACTGCGCAGTCAGAGAAATCGCTATCTTGGTTACACCGGATTACTCGACGAATCGTATTTTCGCTTAGCGCTTCGTTTATTGGTGCCTGCGAAGGTTCTCGCAATTTGTACAGACAGTATCGCGTACCGGAAAATCGAATTCACCTCTCCCAACTCTGCACAGACAACGCGCATTTCTCTGTGCCCACCACCCAGGCCCCTGTCGATTTCATTTTTTGTGGGCGCTTCATCGAAGCCAAGCGCCCCCTGTTTGCCCTGGCAGTGGCGCAAGAAGTCGCTATTCGCCTTGGCCGGAAAACCTCTATCGACTTTGTTGGCAGTGGCGCTCTGGAACCCGCAATGCGCGACTACGCAGCGCAGATATCCGATCTGGTCGATACACGCTTTCATGGGTATCTCACCCAGGCCGAATTGCCGCATCACTACGCCAATGCACGCATTTTTCTCTTCCCTACTGAAGCTGATGTCTGGGGCGTTGTGGCCAATGAGGCCTGCGCAACCGGCCTACCGATTATCGTGACACCTCATGCCGGAGTGGCCGGCGAACTTGTCGTCGATGGCAGCAACGGCCATGTCTTGGAACTAGACCTTTCTGCCTGGACAGAAGCTGCTATCGATCTGCTGACCAACGAGGCGAAATACCAGCGTTTCTCGCAAAGTAGTCTGGCTCGCGTTGCCGAATATACCTTCGAGCATGCCGCGTTGGGCCTGTCCAATGCCATCCGGCAGGCCCAACCCAAACGCACTGTGTGCATCATTCAGGCTGTTGCCAAGCAATACCGACGCCCGTTTTTTGATTTGCTACATGCCCACCTGCTGAAAAATGGGGTCGTGCTGACCGTGGTTTACAGTGCGCCCAACAAACGGGAAGCCTTGCGCCAGGACGCGGTCGATTTACCAGACAGCTACGGCCACAAAGTACCGGCTTACTGGGGACCGGATTATCGGATTCTCCATCAACCCTGCCTTATCCGCGCCATGGCTGCCGACCTCGTCATTGTCGAGCAGGCATCGAAGCATATCCTCAACTATTTGCTGACATTCCTGCGGATTTTCGGCATTGGTCGGATGGCTTACTGGGGCCACGGCCGCAACTGGCAACACGATGGCGCGGAGTGGCTTGAGCTGGTCAAAAACCACCTGCTGGCCGGTGCGGACTGGTGGTTTGCATACACGCACAAAGTTGCCCGCTATGTGGTGGACAGCGGCTTTCCGGCTGGGCGTATAACCGTCGTCCAGAACAGCGTAGACGTAACAGCTTTTCGAAAGGCCATCGAAACCTTCGATCATGAGCCGCGTCTGGCCTTGAGAAAACACCTCGGCATACCACCGGAAGCAGCGGTTGGGCTGTTTTGCGGCAGCATGCATGTGTCGAAGAAGCTAGGCTTTTTGATCGAGGCGGCGATATTGATTCGCGCCCAGGCCCCGCGATTTCACCTCATCCTTGTCGGTGCCGGGCCGGATGATGCAGTTGCCAGCCAGGCAGCGGCAAGACATGACTGGATTCATTACACTGGCCCCCTGTTCGGTGCCGACAAGGCCGCGCACTTCGCCATCGCCGACGTATTTCTCTGCCCAGGACTTGTCGGACTGGCCGTGCTTGATGCCTTCGCAGCCGGCTTGCCGCTGTTTACAACTGACATTCCCATTCACTCTCCTGAAATAGATTATCTGGAGAATGGCGTCAATGGCCTGATGACCGAGGCCAAACCAATTCGGTATGCCGAAGCGATCGTCACCTGCCTTGTAAACCCGCAGGAGCTTGCCCGTCTGCAAATAAATGCGAAGGCTTCATCCCTTCGCTATGGCATGGACGTCATGGTTGAAAACTTTGCTCAGGGAGTGCTGTTGTGCCTCAGAAAATCCTGA
- a CDS encoding glycosyltransferase family 4 protein, with protein MPQKILIATILRPEGDTGVQSHFRAFLSWLEKKALPASLVTPYNCHRWQVFPTFALRRLIDPFCKPGSVWWYRHWHQFFLKRAMRAALADGKPCSVYAQCPLSAAAALSTRKTQDQRVVMVAHFNISQADEWAGKGMIREGSPLYRSIQKFEADVLPRVDGLIFVSDFMRGEVTVRIPATASVPYRIVPNFLADPYRNIDPKEPEADLICIGTLEPRKNQRYALEIVAAAKRLGRRLSLTVVGDGPDRSMLEALAVQLGIGEQVAFAGYVSNAVSLMPLHRAFLHVALMESFGIVLIEAMAYGLPVFAPAVGGIPEVFIEGSEGRFIPFGNADTAARFIIDLLDSPQAMKAAQQAARERFLAHFESARVAEKLAGFLGQESRIAPQMSARKSEITLI; from the coding sequence GTGCCTCAGAAAATCCTGATCGCCACGATATTGCGACCAGAAGGAGATACCGGGGTCCAGTCGCATTTTCGGGCATTCTTGTCCTGGCTCGAAAAGAAGGCTTTGCCGGCTTCACTGGTAACGCCGTACAACTGTCATCGGTGGCAGGTATTTCCGACCTTCGCCTTACGTCGCCTGATCGATCCGTTTTGCAAGCCAGGCAGTGTCTGGTGGTATCGCCACTGGCACCAGTTCTTTTTGAAACGCGCCATGCGTGCCGCGCTAGCGGATGGCAAGCCTTGCTCAGTCTACGCGCAGTGCCCGCTCTCTGCGGCAGCTGCCCTGAGCACCCGGAAAACACAGGACCAGCGTGTGGTAATGGTGGCCCATTTCAATATTTCCCAGGCGGATGAATGGGCTGGTAAAGGCATGATCCGCGAAGGAAGCCCGCTGTATCGCTCCATTCAAAAATTCGAGGCTGATGTTCTCCCGCGCGTGGATGGTTTGATATTCGTCTCCGACTTCATGCGCGGAGAGGTCACCGTGCGTATTCCGGCAACTGCCAGCGTTCCCTACCGTATCGTGCCGAATTTTCTGGCTGATCCGTACCGCAATATTGATCCGAAAGAACCCGAAGCTGATCTTATCTGCATAGGCACATTGGAGCCGCGCAAGAATCAGCGTTACGCATTGGAGATCGTGGCGGCGGCAAAAAGGCTTGGACGCCGCCTTAGTTTGACGGTAGTAGGTGACGGCCCTGATCGCTCGATGCTGGAAGCCTTGGCTGTGCAACTTGGCATCGGGGAGCAAGTGGCGTTTGCCGGTTATGTCAGCAATGCAGTCAGCCTGATGCCGCTACATCGTGCGTTTTTGCACGTAGCGCTGATGGAGAGCTTCGGTATCGTTCTTATCGAAGCGATGGCGTATGGTTTGCCGGTTTTTGCCCCGGCGGTGGGTGGTATCCCAGAAGTGTTTATTGAAGGTAGCGAGGGGCGCTTCATTCCCTTTGGCAATGCCGATACAGCTGCACGATTTATCATCGACCTTCTGGACTCGCCACAGGCAATGAAGGCCGCCCAGCAGGCGGCACGCGAACGATTTCTAGCGCATTTTGAGTCTGCCAGGGTGGCCGAGAAATTGGCTGGTTTCCTTGGGCAGGAAAGTAGAATCGCCCCGCAGATGAGTGCTCGAAAGTCGGAAATAACTTTAATATGA
- a CDS encoding glycosyltransferase family 4 protein has translation MSALKVLLVHNAYQLRGGEDSVVEAELTLLRGHGHEVEVFQRHNDELKTVPRLQAAADTIWSLHSAKGLSELIGRFKPDVVHFHNTFPLISPAAYWAVRSAGLPVIQTLHNFRLHCPQASYLRNGRMCEDCLGHLPWRGVLRSCYRGSTSQSAVLVGMTAIHRALGSYRSKVTRYIALNDFCRRKFIEGGLPAERIAVKPNFVDFSPPPQGKREGFLFVGRLSFEKGVDAMVRAWALMDSGNLRVAGTGPEANLLDGQRNLTALGALSGDAVIGEMVRSLALVLPSICYDSFPRTLVEAFACALPVIATRLGPLADLVEDGVTGLLFEAGNADDLAQKLTWAQANPEAMASMGRNARARYEAEFSAEPNYRQLIAIYNDAINAVSKEEK, from the coding sequence ATGAGCGCCCTCAAAGTCCTGCTCGTCCACAACGCCTACCAGCTACGCGGCGGAGAGGATTCCGTGGTAGAGGCCGAACTAACCTTGCTGCGCGGGCACGGCCACGAGGTTGAGGTGTTTCAGCGCCATAACGATGAACTGAAAACCGTGCCGCGCCTTCAAGCAGCGGCAGACACCATCTGGTCACTCCATTCAGCCAAAGGGCTGTCTGAGTTGATTGGTCGATTCAAACCGGATGTTGTTCACTTCCACAACACCTTTCCTCTGATCTCACCGGCGGCGTACTGGGCCGTACGGTCTGCCGGTCTGCCTGTCATACAGACCCTACACAATTTTCGTCTGCATTGCCCGCAAGCGAGCTACTTGCGTAATGGTCGGATGTGCGAAGACTGCCTTGGCCATCTTCCCTGGCGAGGCGTACTGCGATCTTGCTATCGAGGCTCGACGTCTCAATCGGCAGTACTGGTCGGCATGACGGCAATTCATCGCGCCCTGGGTAGCTATCGCAGCAAAGTGACCCGTTATATTGCACTGAACGATTTCTGCCGGCGCAAGTTCATTGAAGGCGGCCTGCCCGCAGAGCGCATTGCAGTGAAACCAAATTTTGTCGATTTTTCACCGCCGCCGCAGGGTAAACGCGAGGGATTTCTCTTTGTCGGGCGCTTGTCGTTCGAAAAGGGAGTCGATGCAATGGTACGCGCCTGGGCGCTAATGGATTCGGGCAACTTGCGGGTTGCTGGCACAGGCCCGGAGGCCAACTTGCTAGATGGTCAGCGAAACCTGACGGCTCTGGGCGCCCTTTCGGGCGATGCCGTAATAGGCGAGATGGTGCGCTCGCTGGCATTGGTGCTACCGAGCATCTGCTATGACAGCTTCCCGCGCACTCTGGTTGAAGCATTCGCCTGTGCCTTGCCGGTAATCGCGACCCGGCTCGGGCCTCTGGCGGATCTGGTCGAGGACGGCGTGACCGGCCTGCTCTTTGAGGCGGGCAATGCCGATGATCTGGCCCAGAAACTGACGTGGGCGCAGGCGAATCCGGAGGCGATGGCGTCTATGGGGCGCAATGCGCGCGCCCGATATGAGGCCGAATTTTCCGCTGAACCTAATTACCGACAACTGATCGCCATCTACAACGACGCGATAAATGCTGTTTCGAAGGAAGAAAAATGA
- a CDS encoding WecB/TagA/CpsF family glycosyltransferase has translation MTNSALFSRVTAPVLGAPIDALCGETAATRILRWAAGRESRYICIVNAHSVVSTTQDAAFFKAVSEADMSTPDGAPVAWMLRRQGFAGQPRVSGPDLMWSLFERCSTERIGVYFYGSTAETLARLRDRLATDFPALRIEGMESPPFRPLDAEEDAAAVDRINASGVGIVFVGLGCPKQEKWMADHRGRVEAVMIGVGAAFDFHAGTVSRAPAWMRDNGLEWLHRLASEPRRLWRRYLVTNTLFVVGAIKQLIFGHAR, from the coding sequence ATGACGAATTCTGCCCTGTTTTCACGCGTCACCGCACCGGTGCTGGGCGCTCCGATTGATGCGCTGTGCGGGGAGACTGCTGCGACACGCATCCTGCGTTGGGCGGCGGGGCGCGAGTCGCGCTACATATGCATCGTCAACGCCCATTCGGTCGTAAGCACGACACAGGATGCGGCCTTTTTCAAGGCGGTGAGCGAAGCCGACATGTCGACGCCGGACGGTGCTCCTGTCGCCTGGATGCTGCGCCGCCAGGGCTTTGCCGGCCAGCCACGGGTGAGCGGGCCAGACCTAATGTGGTCACTGTTCGAGCGGTGCAGCACGGAACGGATAGGCGTCTATTTTTATGGCAGCACGGCTGAAACGCTGGCCAGACTACGTGATCGTCTGGCGACGGATTTTCCCGCACTGCGCATCGAAGGGATGGAATCACCGCCCTTTCGCCCGCTTGACGCCGAAGAGGATGCTGCAGCCGTCGACCGTATCAACGCTAGCGGTGTGGGGATTGTGTTTGTCGGCCTCGGCTGCCCGAAGCAGGAAAAGTGGATGGCCGATCACCGGGGCCGGGTCGAGGCCGTGATGATCGGCGTTGGGGCCGCCTTCGACTTCCATGCTGGCACAGTTTCCCGCGCCCCGGCATGGATGCGCGACAACGGGCTGGAGTGGCTGCATCGCCTGGCCTCAGAACCGCGACGGCTTTGGCGACGCTATCTGGTGACGAATACGCTGTTTGTAGTTGGTGCCATCAAACAACTGATTTTTGGTCATGCTCGATAA